Proteins encoded by one window of Vibrio rumoiensis:
- a CDS encoding orotidine 5'-phosphate decarboxylase / HUMPS family protein, protein MKLQLALDLLDKDEAISVVKEVGEYFDIIEVGTSLLKLYGINIVSEIKQIHPHKDVFLDAKIIDGPEREASLMAMSGTEYYSMLAVATDTAVTKVLNIAKKNNAKVIMDMQSVTEYKSRSEELKKLGVEYFCVHKNSDCGDNLEEAFSEFLDIKEITGADISIAGGINVETLPTIKEKLNPDIVVIGGAVLKASGKKSVAMKMRTIADS, encoded by the coding sequence ATGAAGTTACAATTAGCATTAGATTTACTTGATAAAGATGAAGCTATCTCAGTTGTTAAAGAGGTTGGAGAATACTTCGATATCATCGAAGTTGGCACTTCTTTATTAAAACTCTACGGAATAAATATAGTAAGCGAGATAAAACAGATTCATCCACATAAAGACGTTTTTCTTGACGCAAAAATTATAGATGGGCCAGAGAGAGAAGCGAGCTTAATGGCAATGTCGGGCACGGAATACTACTCAATGTTAGCCGTAGCGACGGATACAGCTGTTACGAAAGTACTGAACATTGCCAAGAAAAATAATGCAAAAGTCATTATGGATATGCAGTCTGTAACAGAATACAAATCTCGTTCAGAAGAATTAAAAAAACTTGGTGTTGAATATTTCTGCGTTCATAAAAACTCAGATTGTGGTGACAACTTGGAAGAGGCTTTTTCTGAGTTTCTCGATATTAAAGAAATTACCGGTGCTGATATATCTATTGCCGGTGGTATTAATGTAGAAACGCTCCCAACAATCAAGGAAAAACTAAATCCTGATATAGTCGTTATTGGCGGAGCGGTACTAAAAGCATCTGGCAAAAAATCAGTAGCAATGAAAATGCGTACTATTGCTGACAGCTAA
- the ulaG gene encoding L-ascorbate 6-phosphate lactonase: MSNIRDISRESWVLNTMPEWGSRLNEEIESEQVPEGSVAMWWLGCVGVWVKTPQDTNICVDFWCGTGKRKLDLPDMKPSHQMARMSGSRIAQPNLRAIPFVLDPFSIKKMDAVVSTHYHADHIDINVAAAVMQNCAEDVPFIGPQACVDLWVSWGVPEERCIVVKPGDTVKVKDMEIVALEAFDRTILITEPVKPLDEPNGPDMDMRAVNYLIKTEGGNIYHSGDSHYSNYYAKHGKDHKIDVALGSFGENPIGITDKMNAVDILRMAEALRTEVVVPVHHDIWTNMMADTNEILTMFDMRKYRLKYEFQPFIWQPGGKFLYPQDKNAREYHHPRGFPDAFEHEVDLPFTSFL; the protein is encoded by the coding sequence ATGAGCAATATTAGAGATATTTCTAGAGAGTCCTGGGTACTTAATACGATGCCAGAATGGGGCAGTCGTCTAAATGAAGAAATTGAATCTGAACAGGTTCCTGAAGGCTCTGTAGCAATGTGGTGGTTAGGCTGCGTTGGCGTATGGGTTAAAACACCTCAGGATACGAATATCTGTGTAGACTTCTGGTGTGGTACAGGTAAGCGCAAGCTTGACCTACCGGACATGAAACCGTCGCACCAGATGGCACGTATGAGCGGTTCAAGAATCGCTCAACCAAACCTGCGAGCCATTCCATTTGTATTGGACCCGTTCTCAATTAAGAAGATGGATGCTGTTGTGTCAACTCACTATCACGCGGACCATATTGATATCAACGTTGCGGCTGCAGTAATGCAGAACTGCGCTGAAGATGTCCCCTTTATTGGCCCTCAGGCATGTGTGGATTTATGGGTTAGCTGGGGTGTTCCAGAGGAACGTTGTATTGTGGTTAAGCCTGGTGATACTGTAAAAGTGAAAGACATGGAAATCGTCGCACTTGAGGCGTTTGATCGAACCATCCTGATAACCGAACCAGTGAAGCCGCTTGACGAGCCAAATGGCCCGGATATGGATATGCGCGCGGTTAACTACCTTATTAAAACGGAAGGGGGGAACATCTACCATTCGGGCGACTCCCACTATTCGAACTACTATGCCAAGCATGGTAAAGACCATAAGATAGACGTTGCACTAGGGTCATTTGGTGAAAACCCTATTGGTATTACGGATAAAATGAATGCGGTGGATATTTTGCGAATGGCTGAAGCACTTCGAACGGAAGTTGTTGTCCCTGTACATCATGATATATGGACAAATATGATGGCAGACACCAATGAAATTCTGACAATGTTTGATATGAGAAAATACCGCCTGAAGTACGAGTTCCAGCCATTCATCTGGCAGCCGGGTGGTAAATTCCTCTACCCACAAGACAAAAATGCCCGCGAGTATCACCACCCTCGAGGTTTCCCAGATGCATTTGAACATGAGGTCGACCTTCCGTTCACTTCATTCCTATAA
- a CDS encoding helix-turn-helix domain-containing protein, producing the protein MKLDSTSLIILKTITSTNKMSVIDISKELNMNKGSIYPRLEKINYWLKLHNLNELIPGDNSGLYVHGSERNRVIELIKDIDSEYILQPHERVDNIIIYLVSSTKKIDISHLSELNGVSRNTTLNDIKKVALNSYGFHIKYDKKIGYQVIGNESLIRNLSFEVIQRNLHSKIKFIQNTLESNMSLSLGFNKLYLISDNNCDIHGMV; encoded by the coding sequence ATGAAGCTTGACTCTACCTCTCTGATAATATTAAAAACAATAACGTCTACAAATAAGATGTCAGTAATTGATATTTCCAAAGAACTAAATATGAATAAAGGCAGTATTTATCCAAGGTTAGAAAAAATAAACTACTGGCTTAAGCTTCACAACCTGAACGAATTAATACCTGGAGATAACTCAGGGCTCTATGTTCATGGCAGTGAACGTAATAGAGTTATCGAACTTATTAAAGATATTGATAGTGAATACATACTTCAACCACACGAGAGAGTTGATAATATAATCATATATCTAGTATCAAGCACTAAAAAAATAGATATATCACATCTAAGCGAACTAAATGGTGTAAGCAGAAACACTACGTTAAATGACATAAAGAAAGTTGCTTTGAATTCCTATGGCTTTCATATTAAATATGACAAGAAAATCGGATATCAAGTTATTGGAAATGAGAGTTTAATCCGGAACTTGTCCTTTGAAGTAATCCAAAGGAACTTACATAGTAAAATAAAATTCATTCAAAATACGCTTGAATCAAACATGTCTCTCTCTCTTGGATTTAATAAGTTATACCTGATTTCAGATAATAACTGCGACATTCATGGAATGGTGTAG
- a CDS encoding IS30 family transposase: MNYQQLTEGRRYQISALLEQGISISEIAKTVKCHRSTLYRELRRCGTKEQYSPDTAQQLSRAKRLNASKYRVPQQRVEFIEFLITQDWSPEQISHVLTRIGEKVSHEWIYRFIACNKRQGGKLFRHLRQGHKRYRRGKKDKAPAIKNAISIDERPKDVDNRTRFGDWEIDTVLGKHGTGAIVTILERATRFYLVKKVPSKSAEDVTRATIDLLRPYKRFVHTITADNGREFAGHMEVAQALETDVYFAHPYSSWERGANENANGLLRQYIKKGTDLRSVSDDEVERAQLRINYRPKKCLGFKQPAVIFSKMMLAA; this comes from the coding sequence ATGAATTATCAGCAGTTGACCGAGGGAAGACGATACCAGATTTCTGCCCTTTTAGAACAGGGAATTTCAATTTCTGAAATTGCCAAAACCGTAAAATGTCACCGCTCAACTCTCTATAGAGAGTTGAGACGATGCGGTACAAAAGAACAATATTCACCAGATACAGCCCAGCAACTATCTAGGGCAAAGCGATTAAACGCATCTAAGTATCGAGTACCGCAACAACGTGTCGAATTTATTGAGTTTTTAATAACGCAAGACTGGAGTCCAGAGCAAATATCTCACGTTCTTACTCGTATTGGAGAAAAAGTCAGTCATGAATGGATTTACCGTTTTATTGCCTGCAATAAACGGCAAGGCGGTAAACTGTTTCGTCATTTACGCCAAGGTCATAAACGCTATAGAAGAGGCAAGAAAGATAAAGCTCCCGCAATAAAAAATGCCATTTCAATAGATGAAAGACCCAAAGATGTCGATAATCGTACACGTTTTGGTGATTGGGAAATTGATACAGTTCTTGGTAAACATGGTACGGGCGCTATTGTCACAATCTTAGAGCGAGCCACACGGTTTTATTTAGTAAAAAAAGTGCCTTCAAAATCAGCAGAAGATGTGACCAGAGCGACGATAGACTTATTACGGCCATACAAACGATTTGTTCATACTATAACGGCCGATAATGGCAGAGAATTTGCGGGTCATATGGAAGTAGCACAAGCCTTAGAAACCGATGTGTATTTTGCTCACCCTTATAGTTCTTGGGAGCGCGGTGCTAATGAAAATGCTAATGGCCTGTTGAGACAATATATCAAGAAAGGAACAGATTTACGGTCGGTGAGTGATGATGAAGTTGAGCGAGCCCAACTTCGGATAAATTATCGTCCAAAGAAGTGTTTAGGGTTCAAGCAACCAGCCGTCATTTTTAGCAAAATGATGTTGGCTGCTTGA
- a CDS encoding PRD domain-containing protein — protein MSQFGVEFGYIHQVLSTTINDIQYYSEVRFTDKDRKLLTSLLYVFISRVIKGNISSMSPEQKEFIQCQVDIDTISTVVDQLSKALKLSITGNEYYYVALLATVLKSERNLSHSLEFDQKLHDCVEKMIVSFEKLSGLYFSRRNQLHSQLISHLRPAIVRAFFGIKIANILKEEVYHNYPLIMDTVKVVVMQLEGEFNITLDEDELCYISMNFASHVSGEDTESTKEKRILLITEGGKSSTRLLESQILGLSIFPLIIENISASEINEQLNISDYAFIITTSQILSLSFDLNVVHVNHILTSQQQIKIKMLLEGKDYSWLTGGLSDKIARELAGKKLTETAIKNRVNELLEEELKRGLLTGHNYEFSCSDLMRKSVVVDTCCDWNEAIDLAGEQLVVSKHIDRRYLESIKDNIAQYGQYMYLADNIFLLHTSPMYNLKQSADLTLLKINQFSMLGGKPALVFLLVTAENGQQIKILEQLNLLLTDETAVQNLLNAVDIDKVQEFIRLFV, from the coding sequence ATGTCGCAGTTCGGAGTTGAATTTGGGTATATACATCAAGTATTATCGACTACTATTAATGACATACAGTATTATTCTGAGGTGAGATTTACGGATAAAGACAGGAAGCTTTTAACTAGCCTACTATATGTGTTTATTTCTAGGGTTATTAAAGGTAACATTTCTTCAATGTCCCCAGAACAAAAAGAGTTTATTCAATGTCAGGTTGATATTGATACCATATCAACCGTTGTCGACCAATTGAGTAAAGCGCTAAAGCTTTCTATCACAGGCAACGAATACTATTATGTCGCATTATTGGCAACAGTGCTTAAAAGTGAGCGTAACTTAAGTCATAGCCTTGAGTTTGACCAAAAGCTACATGATTGCGTTGAAAAAATGATCGTCTCATTTGAAAAATTGTCTGGTCTTTATTTTAGTCGTCGAAATCAACTACATTCACAACTTATTTCTCACTTGAGACCAGCAATAGTTCGTGCTTTTTTTGGTATTAAAATAGCTAACATTTTGAAAGAAGAGGTTTATCACAACTATCCTTTGATAATGGATACCGTTAAAGTTGTCGTTATGCAGCTTGAAGGTGAATTTAATATCACTCTAGATGAAGATGAACTTTGTTATATATCGATGAACTTTGCATCTCATGTTTCTGGAGAGGATACAGAGAGCACAAAAGAAAAACGTATACTGTTAATCACGGAAGGTGGAAAAAGCTCAACTCGCTTGCTTGAATCTCAGATATTAGGCCTATCTATATTTCCTCTTATTATAGAAAATATTTCAGCAAGCGAAATTAATGAACAATTAAATATTTCAGATTATGCATTTATAATAACAACGTCACAAATTTTAAGTTTGTCATTCGATTTAAATGTTGTTCACGTAAATCATATCCTAACAAGTCAGCAGCAAATTAAGATTAAGATGCTTCTGGAAGGAAAAGACTACTCTTGGCTCACAGGAGGACTTTCTGACAAAATTGCCCGAGAACTGGCTGGAAAGAAACTTACCGAAACTGCGATTAAAAATCGGGTAAATGAATTACTGGAAGAAGAACTTAAGAGAGGCTTATTAACTGGCCATAACTATGAGTTTTCCTGTTCAGACCTAATGAGAAAGAGTGTCGTAGTTGATACATGCTGCGACTGGAATGAAGCCATCGATTTGGCTGGGGAGCAACTAGTTGTATCTAAGCATATCGACAGACGATATTTAGAGTCGATAAAGGATAATATTGCTCAGTATGGTCAGTATATGTATCTGGCTGATAACATTTTTCTATTGCATACCTCCCCGATGTATAATCTCAAGCAGTCAGCGGATTTAACGTTATTGAAAATTAACCAGTTTTCTATGCTTGGTGGAAAACCAGCACTGGTGTTTTTGTTGGTCACCGCCGAAAATGGCCAGCAAATCAAAATACTGGAACAACTAAACTTACTATTAACAGATGAAACCGCAGTTCAAAACTTATTGAACGCGGTTGATATAGACAAAGTTCAAGAGTTTATTCGTTTGTTTGTGTGA
- the hxpB gene encoding hexitol phosphatase HxpB — translation MIKAVIFDMDGLMIDSEPLWTSAQKEVLQQCGVKMAEGPNDTTGLRVDMVVNIWYQRQPWVGKSREEVCQNIIDLVSDKVMRTKPIMPGLYETIELLHSKGLKLAVASSSPMPLIKRVINSLDLENKFEVLSSAGDLPYAKPHPEVYLTAANQLGIDPTECIALEDSFSGLLAAKSARMRAIVVPDVKNYDREHWVIADGKSRCLFDSTELISRYL, via the coding sequence ATGATTAAAGCCGTAATCTTCGACATGGATGGTCTAATGATAGACTCGGAGCCACTTTGGACATCTGCACAAAAAGAAGTCTTGCAGCAGTGTGGTGTAAAAATGGCTGAAGGCCCTAATGATACTACCGGGTTAAGAGTTGATATGGTGGTCAACATTTGGTATCAGCGTCAGCCATGGGTAGGGAAAAGCAGAGAAGAGGTTTGCCAAAACATAATTGATCTTGTCTCAGACAAAGTGATGAGGACTAAGCCAATAATGCCGGGATTATATGAGACTATTGAACTGTTGCATTCAAAAGGGCTAAAACTAGCGGTGGCCTCGTCTTCACCCATGCCCTTAATAAAAAGAGTCATAAACTCACTTGATCTGGAAAATAAATTTGAGGTGCTAAGTTCTGCCGGTGATCTGCCATACGCAAAACCTCATCCAGAAGTTTATCTCACAGCGGCAAACCAGTTAGGTATTGACCCAACCGAGTGTATTGCGCTGGAAGATTCATTCAGTGGGCTTCTGGCAGCTAAATCAGCACGAATGAGAGCAATCGTTGTTCCAGATGTGAAAAATTATGATCGGGAGCACTGGGTGATAGCCGACGGGAAATCGCGTTGCCTATTTGACTCAACTGAATTGATTTCGCGTTACTTGTGA
- the tnpC gene encoding IS66 family transposase (programmed frameshift), with protein MTRKKAPKYQDAPPKVSDLNEAKVLIDELWEQLRHYEDKLTTSSKNSSKSPSSDSPKDRHERKKNESSGGRNSRGAKKGHTGHQRKLSPLKDTDIIIDCFPDSCPCCEQSDIDVHDGPYYRHQVFDIPKPTVDITEYRLFSGQCRHCKAVKAQKPDDASQGIIGPNLLSYIGVLAGQYHLSVRKIQSLLKEQLGTTFSVGAISEAQTKVASMLTPLHQAIKQALKKAPLIHADETSHHRNDEQSLRWCWLVASDDLVYEQILYSRSTSSAKKVIDEDYAGIVVSDQCPSYNWIAADRHQLCWAHVKRNLQQMADYSGGGHTAYIGRHLCLLTNAIFHTRHRYEQDELNYALYLRRMRRLQKSFDHWLSKGTDVMVKRYRGRCKLLLKHRESLWVFLKKVSIPLTNNEAERCIRGFVIQRKISFGTTSDAGDKFRSRIHTLIETCKKRGLSAMSVLSEIITAVVAKRPYPNIFDL; from the exons ATGACTAGAAAAAAAGCTCCTAAATACCAAGACGCACCACCTAAAGTCTCTGATCTGAATGAGGCTAAGGTGCTTATTGATGAGCTGTGGGAGCAGCTCAGGCACTATGAAGATAAGCTTACCACTAGCTCCAAAAACTCTTCAAAATCGCCCTCATCAGACAGTCCTAAAGATCGCCATGAGCGAAAAAAGA ATGAAAGCTCTGGTGGTCGCAATTCGAGAGGAGCTAAAAAAGGCCACACAGGGCATCAACGAAAACTTTCCCCGTTAAAAGACACGGATATCATTATTGATTGCTTCCCTGATAGTTGTCCTTGTTGCGAACAGTCTGACATTGATGTTCATGACGGCCCTTACTACCGACACCAAGTCTTTGATATTCCCAAGCCCACTGTCGATATCACCGAATACCGTTTATTTTCAGGTCAATGTCGGCATTGCAAAGCCGTCAAAGCTCAAAAGCCTGACGATGCATCACAAGGGATTATAGGGCCTAACTTATTAAGTTACATTGGGGTTCTTGCGGGGCAATATCACCTCAGTGTTCGAAAAATCCAATCTCTTCTCAAAGAACAGCTTGGCACAACCTTTTCAGTTGGCGCGATCAGCGAAGCTCAAACGAAAGTCGCTTCAATGCTAACGCCATTACATCAAGCGATAAAACAAGCATTAAAGAAAGCGCCTTTGATTCATGCTGACGAGACCTCTCATCACAGAAATGATGAACAAAGCCTTCGCTGGTGTTGGTTAGTGGCAAGTGATGACCTTGTCTATGAGCAAATACTTTATTCGCGCTCGACCTCATCAGCGAAAAAGGTCATTGATGAAGACTATGCAGGCATTGTGGTCAGCGACCAGTGCCCTAGCTATAACTGGATAGCCGCAGACCGTCATCAGTTATGTTGGGCACATGTGAAGCGTAACCTTCAGCAAATGGCGGATTATAGTGGCGGTGGCCACACCGCTTATATTGGCAGACATCTTTGTTTGCTGACGAACGCCATTTTCCATACTCGGCATCGTTATGAACAAGATGAGTTAAATTATGCGCTATACTTACGAAGAATGCGTAGGTTGCAGAAATCGTTCGATCATTGGTTGAGCAAAGGGACTGATGTCATGGTCAAGCGATATCGGGGGCGATGCAAGTTACTGCTCAAACATAGAGAGAGCTTGTGGGTTTTCCTCAAGAAAGTGTCAATCCCCTTAACCAATAATGAAGCTGAGCGATGTATTAGAGGTTTTGTAATCCAAAGGAAAATCAGCTTCGGAACGACCTCGGATGCAGGCGATAAATTCCGCAGTAGGATACATACCCTCATCGAAACCTGCAAAAAACGTGGCTTGTCGGCAATGTCAGTGTTGAGTGAGATCATCACGGCTGTTGTGGCGAAGAGACCGTACCCCAACATCTTTGATCTATAG
- a CDS encoding IS630 family transposase: protein MHDSSRDRRVCDRIKAVVLASEGWSVSMISQALRIHQTTVTRHINDYLQSEKLKPENGGSQSKLNADETMALIEHLAENTYFHTHQIVEYVQNQFQVTYTVAGMNKWLHHNGFSYKQPKGVPHKLNPEAQEAFIQHYQELKQLNEPILFMDAVHPSQATKITYGWIRKGEDKVIETTGSRTRLNFVGALNLTDISTTVTESYETIDSESIARFFWKLKKAHYPLEQKIHVILDGAGYHRSQLVKDFARMLNIELHYLPPYSPNLNPIERLWKVMHEHARNNVYFPTKASFKDAINRFFDVTLPKVAGSLTTRINDNFQVLKSATSS from the coding sequence ATGCACGATTCATCTCGTGACCGTCGAGTATGTGATCGTATCAAAGCTGTCGTGCTTGCTTCTGAAGGTTGGTCTGTTTCTATGATTTCGCAAGCATTGCGAATTCATCAAACGACGGTGACTCGTCATATCAATGACTATTTACAGTCTGAAAAATTAAAACCCGAAAATGGTGGCTCACAAAGTAAACTCAATGCCGATGAAACGATGGCATTAATTGAGCATCTTGCTGAAAATACCTATTTTCATACTCACCAGATTGTTGAGTACGTCCAGAATCAATTCCAAGTCACTTACACTGTCGCTGGAATGAATAAATGGTTACACCATAATGGCTTTTCCTATAAGCAACCTAAAGGTGTTCCACACAAACTTAATCCTGAAGCTCAAGAAGCTTTTATTCAGCATTATCAAGAGCTGAAGCAACTCAATGAACCGATTTTATTTATGGATGCAGTGCATCCAAGCCAAGCGACTAAAATCACTTACGGTTGGATCCGCAAAGGTGAAGATAAAGTAATTGAAACGACCGGTAGCCGTACACGATTAAACTTTGTCGGTGCACTGAATCTAACGGATATATCTACGACAGTGACCGAAAGTTATGAAACGATTGATAGTGAAAGTATTGCCCGTTTCTTTTGGAAACTGAAAAAAGCTCATTATCCATTAGAGCAAAAGATTCATGTAATTCTCGATGGTGCCGGTTATCACCGAAGTCAGCTGGTAAAAGATTTTGCTCGGATGCTCAATATCGAACTGCATTATTTGCCCCCTTACAGTCCAAATTTGAATCCAATAGAACGACTGTGGAAGGTCATGCATGAGCATGCCAGAAATAATGTTTACTTCCCGACAAAAGCATCCTTTAAGGATGCAATAAATCGATTTTTTGATGTGACTTTGCCCAAAGTTGCAGGCTCACTGACAACTCGAATTAACGACAATTTTCAGGTTTTGAAATCTGCAACTTCAAGTTAA